One Hevea brasiliensis isolate MT/VB/25A 57/8 chromosome 6, ASM3005281v1, whole genome shotgun sequence genomic window, TGGAGTTCACTCATgagtaataatttaaaaaaaaaaatcaatttcttcccctTGGGCTGTGCAATATTATGATTTTAAGCATTGGATCTATGGTTTCTAGCACCAACGTATAAGCTCACGCTCCATTACCATGTGTTTTCCAATTCGACCGGTCGTGTAAGACTAGCAACAAGTAGTTTATTAATCCAAGGAAACGACGGAAGGATATAAAATTAGACACggaaaattttttactaaaactCAAGTTAATTGGGTATTATTCAACCGAAAATACAAACCTATCTATTCTGTTTTCGAATTCATCAAGTCATGTCAGCCTTCTTCCACTCATATAGCTCCACGTCATAACATTCATTAATCACAAATTAGGGAATCTCTAGTCCACAGAGGAGCCTGAACAAATTTTATTTCTCACTAGATGGACATTGGATAGGATAATCCGTCCTTGGGTGTGCACTGCCCTTCCCATCAATACTTGTTCCATTTGGAATCCGACTTcctgttatatttttgtcagaatCCAACTCTAGAACACTACACTTCTTACAAGGCATCAGATATTAAAACTACAGTCCTTGCATTGGGAGACCTacaattgaacatcaatggagtgAGTGACGAAggtaaaaattcaattaaacaACTCAATACGatagttaatttttatatgaattaTCAACTTGTAGATTAATGAAATTACTTATAGATTTATACATTTGACTAAAATCATATTTATGTTGCCttttctatgagaaaatgaacaaaaagaaggaaaaaaaatgaaaattacatATCTAAACGAGCTCTGCAGCAGCCCCATTATAATAGTCGAGCCGAGCTTGTGCATTTAATGGGCCACTTTGTGCTCCTTGTGTTGCTGGTGAAAGATGTTGGCAAACTCTGGTGGTGCCAAGCTCAAGGGGGTCTGCGGTGGTTTTATTACTGTTGCTTGGTTTTGCCGTAACGGATTTATTTAGGTCGGGGATGATTGTTCTGTGGGGTTGGGTTTGGTTGTGAACATGGATTGGTTTGATGAGTTGGGCTTGCTGCCATCTCTATCGTGATCTTTTTTTCCATTTTCAGTATCTGGACATGAATTTTCAATCGTCAACTGTCAAAGTTAGAAAGCAAATACACTTTTCTAACTCAAAGTTACTTGAACATATCATCAGTACATACCCCATTTTTGAGATAAATTCAACCTATTTTCTCTCATGTCTCGCATGTTATTTCGTCACTGCTAAGATCACTATCACTCTCAGCAATTCTATACAAAGAGCACTCCAGATTATGCATTTTGTCATCTCATCACTCTCCCAACACCGTAACACTTGACAAATTCTCCACACAAGAACTCACACCAGCCAATGGCTGCTACCGCATAAGAATCTCctactttttctccaatttcccTTCTCTGCTGCTTTCTCTGAATTTCTTtcgttctttctttctttctttctttacagtTTGGACAAAAGCGTGCTGGAGAAACTGCCTCCAGTGCTGGATCCTACTGCAGAGCAACCTCCACTCTTCGATGGAACCATAAGGTTTTATTTTTTGATTAAAACAATCTGCCTCTCCTGTCTACTTTTCTGCTAATCTCAAATTTTTATTCTTTATAAGTCACATGGAAATGGGGATTTGTTTTTGGTGGTATTTActactttctctctctcttcttcctcATGTAGGATGTGCAGAATTATGATGAAAGGCCACATTCTGTGTCTATGTATGTTTGTATGGGAAGGACTAAATTAATGTTCTAAATTACTGCAGGATCCTGCTAAAAGGGAGTTCGCTGAAGAGTTACTTGCCTATTCTGATACATTCAACCAAATTGTGTTTACTTCATTTAAGGGAGATCCAGCGAAAGACGCTGGTTAGTTGTGGATGCAGTGGGTTTTTTTTTTAAGGTACCTTTCCATGGATAAAATGTCTAACTGAAATTACTAACTTGCTTTAGGTCCTACTTTTGATTACTTGGAAAATGCTCTTCATAAATTTGATGATGGGCCATTTTTGCTTGGCCAATTCAGTTTGGTAAAGCtgcattctcaatttttttttgatatttcctcGTAACTAACATATCAAATATTGATCATTTTTAGTTTGCAATTTGGAAATGAGTGTCATAGTTCAATTATTGTCATAATATTATTCGAGTGTTCTTCTTTTGACTTTGGATAAAATTTTGCGTTCTTCAGGTAGATATAGCCTATATTCTATTTGTTGAAAGATTCCATGTCTTCTTATCAGAGGCATTCAAATATGATATCATCGCAGGCAAGCCTAAACTTGCAGCGTGGATTGAGGTATGATTTATTTCTGTTCCTAGGTAACTCGGCCTTTCTGTTCGTGCTTAAGATACTCTGTTTAAAAGATATTCATTCCCCTATTAGAATAATTATATTTTGAGATCTTCTTCTAGTGTTCTAATTCTTTCACTCTTACATTTCCTCTCCCTTGGCAAGCTTCCCCCTCGCATGCACACATAATCATCCACCTTCTTCGCTGGTTGAAAGACACCCTTTACTTGTAACTCAATATTCTGGGCCATTGTCTTGTctaagtttaatcaagcccaactGTTGTGTCGGTTTCTTGTGCTCTTAATCTTAAGCTTTTGGACAATCATTTGCTGTTGTACAACTTATTGGTAGAGCTAAAATTGGAAGTattccttaatttttattttgaacaaGGATTTTGGAAATGAACTGGTGATGGTTAGTGGGCCTGAAATTTAATTGTTAATTTGTAACTTTCCTTTTCACAAAATCTGTGTGCAGGAGATAATCAAGATTGAGGCTTACAAGCAGACAAAAATAGATCCTAAAGAGAATGTTGAAGCATTCAAGAAGCGCTTTCTGGTGAACACCTAATCCTAATATGATCATGAAATCGTAGTAATCTGCTTAAATTGATTGCAGTTGCGACAGAAGAGTTGACATCTTCAATGTGTTTGCTCATTTGCAGGCTCAGTAATGTGCTAGATAGTGGTGGTTTTCCATATAGACTGAATAAGAGACTTGACATCTCCTACATAATTTATCTTGCTTGAATAAAACATTTGGTGTATTAGTTTTGTAAGGATCAAACTCATGTTAGTAATGTATTGAGGAACAGTCTACCAGTATGTGTCTCGACTCTCGATTGCATGAATAAAAATCAAACTGATTTAGTGGTGTGTTTATGTGTTAATCTTACTTGTTTCAGTTACTTTCAGTAATGAATACTGTATTAAACTATTAATCTTTCATGTTTGTTATTCAATGATCTTTCATGTTTGTTATTCAAGAATCTTTACTTTAGGAGCATTGCGAATATGAGTATGTATGATTCCAATGGAAGCATCTTGGCCATTATAGTGACAGAAATGCTTTTGGTCGTGGCACTGAGGTATATATTCTAAGCCCTTGAACTGCTGCACAAAAGAGCAACCTATGAATGCTATTACTAGCTAGCCATTGAACCTTGTATTTGAGcaaactaataaattttatttaatatatacatattaattataattaatataaaaatatacaaatttattattattattaatgaattttatttaatttaatatatatatatattagaaattaattattattaatgataaaaatgtactttttcaattataattcataaatataaatatagatattaattttatttaaaattttatgttaaGTATTAAAAAAAAGCCACATTTTAATTAGTAGTAATATTAAggctaataaattttatttaatatatacttattaattgttattaataataaaaataaataaaaatgttcAATATTAATTAAAAACTAAAAAGTTGTATTAAATAGTGATAATAAAAGATAgggtaaaattaataaatgaaaaaaaaaatctaataaagtGTCACTTGTCACCTTTTAAGTGAATTTATTTTGGAGACTagctttattatatttatatagataAATTTCACCCATTttcatatatataaatgtatatatGAGAATAGTGGTTCTACGTGTTGCCTCCCCTGCAAATAGAATTTGAAGCGGAGGACACCCAGCAGACTCACGATTACCAATCTTTGCTGGCAATGACTCTGCTAATGAATCCATATCATCTCCACTTGATCAAACTGCTATTTAACTGTAAGATCCCAATAACAGAGGATCATTCCCCCATATGCTCTTTAAAATCTTATTGAATTTAACTTCATTTGCATTTGAGCACCCATTGCACAATTCATGAGAATTAGCATTCACTTGCTTTTGGGGTGCTCATAATAAAAAGCAAGATATTGTTGTTGAAACCCCCATCAATAATAATATCTTCAGAGATTCAAGCTCAACAGCTTCCTTCCCTAATAGAAGGCATTGCCCATCTGGACAATTAATCACACGTTTATAGGGAAGAAACGTACTTCTCCATATTAGATGGACATAGAAGTGATCATAATATGAgacatgaagtgaaatttattgcaAAAAGATACCTTCATGGCAATAAATAGACATTTTATTATTGTAATACAATATGGAATTTGAATGAGATGGAAGACCAGAAGGAGAAGCTGTAATAATGTTAAAAACATTGAAGGAGCAAGAAAATGAGGCTTAGAATACAAATAAGTGGAGAATTTATTTTCTCCATATTAGATGCCACTTAGCAAAAATGTGTTAATCTATTTCAAAGCTCagctttataatatttattattatataaataattcttAAAAACTCATAATAGGGCCACAACTTAATAAAAGATATTACCTAAAATATCAACATTAATCTCCCTCTCATTTTACTTCTTGGTTCAAGTCTTATGAAATAAaaactgatcccctatacaggaAACCTAGAAAACAGCAAAGTTTCTACaaataaattgaaaaattgtaTGAAAAATCCAAGCAACAGATAACATTAATAACGCTAAGCTGAGCTGCAAAACCAATAAAATAGAATCTAATGGAGGTCAGGTGAGGTGATACCTAATTATCATTATGAAAATCACAAtgcattatgaaaattaaatacccaATTAGCTTGGTGACTGAAAACCCAAACTCAAATACACAAAtacattatgaaaattaaattcccAAATTGAAAACTCAAACTGAGATACCGATGTAGTTTTGAAAATCTTATGGAAGGAGAATAAAATGGATGAAAACTAAGAGGCTTTTAGCGATTTGTAAAATTACATATATATCCctggaattttaaaaaatttcaagAGGCCCAGTGCCCCCTTGGCTCCGCGCTGGCGTGTCCTCTTAGTGCTATAGGCATGAAGTATAGGCAGCAAAAGGTATAAACAATCATAGAATACTGCTGAAGCGATTGCTTTTAATTGCAGTTCTGATAAGCCTTCATTATTTGAGCGTCAAATGTTGTTCTTGATTTATTattcttaaataaaaatatatcagATTCCATGGTAAATGCATATTGTTCATTGTGTGATATCTTTCAGTTTCCTAATGAGGTTGTGTTCTTATTGCAGATCAAAACTGTGGCAGCTCTGTCTTCTCCAAAACTGCTTGAAACATTATTCTGAAGGTAAGTTCTTTGGTTATACATTATTAGCTGTATATAACTTTGGCAGCATTGGCCCAGCTGAATTAATTTTGTTTTCATCTTTGTAACTCTTCTCAGGTTGTAGCTCAATTTTAGTCCTTTAGAATGGTTTCTTGTCTATTGTTGCACAATTAGAGCTTATT contains:
- the LOC110631993 gene encoding glutathione S-transferase L3-like; this translates as LALGPTFDYLENALHKFDDGPFLLGQFSLVDIAYILFVERFHVFLSEAFKYDIIAGKPKLAAWIEEIIKIEAYKQTKIDPKENVEAFKKRFLAQ